The following are from one region of the Staphylococcus schleiferi genome:
- a CDS encoding lysine decarboxylase produces the protein MHVPGHKNGTIGDLSFTKPQYDVTEITGFDDLHHADDVLYQSMQTLDQHPNYKGYYLVNGTTSGILAVIHAFANRKGTVSIARNVHKSVFNALDIGGQSANIMPTSVSAQTNQYLVPEVNRSIKANYKLGVVTYPNYYGEAYDIGKVIRDYHAINVPVLVDEAHGAHFGLNGFPASSMNDNADYVVQSYHKTLPSLTMSSILWIHKDAPYRAQIELLLQTFQSSSPSYLLLESLESAQTFYRHYQSDYFFKKREILIKKLKESAFEVLEPEDPLKLLIRCKGRSGQEIQALMEENAIYVELADEQSVLWVLPLWHVDDRYPFALLLQRIARMKIGAVRETTQHGQAPMLYSQAGEYNAVTPNSFVEIPFEHANGKILAAHLIPYPPGVPSLLRGEKITKDMIKLIHYWQTREIRVEGLKNGKIKVEDE, from the coding sequence ATGCATGTTCCAGGCCATAAAAATGGAACAATCGGTGATCTTTCTTTCACAAAGCCACAATATGATGTAACGGAAATAACAGGATTTGACGATTTACATCATGCAGATGACGTTTTATATCAAAGTATGCAGACTTTAGACCAGCATCCGAATTATAAAGGGTATTATTTAGTGAATGGGACGACGAGTGGTATTTTAGCGGTTATTCATGCGTTTGCCAATCGAAAAGGCACAGTGAGTATCGCTAGAAATGTACATAAATCGGTATTTAATGCGCTAGATATTGGTGGGCAAAGTGCTAATATCATGCCAACGTCAGTGAGTGCACAAACCAATCAGTATCTTGTGCCAGAGGTCAATAGGTCTATTAAAGCGAACTATAAATTAGGTGTTGTGACATATCCAAATTATTATGGTGAGGCGTATGACATCGGAAAAGTGATTCGAGATTATCATGCGATTAATGTGCCAGTCCTTGTAGATGAGGCGCACGGTGCACATTTTGGTTTGAACGGTTTTCCAGCTTCAAGTATGAATGATAACGCTGATTATGTTGTGCAATCTTATCATAAAACGTTACCGAGTTTAACCATGAGTTCTATATTATGGATACATAAGGATGCACCTTACCGTGCTCAAATAGAATTACTATTACAAACTTTTCAATCTTCTAGCCCTTCTTATTTGTTATTAGAAAGTTTAGAGTCAGCACAAACTTTTTATCGACACTACCAAAGTGACTATTTTTTTAAAAAGCGTGAAATATTGATTAAAAAGTTAAAAGAAAGCGCCTTTGAGGTTTTAGAGCCAGAGGACCCGCTTAAACTGCTGATTCGTTGTAAAGGACGGTCTGGACAAGAGATTCAGGCACTCATGGAAGAAAATGCGATCTATGTTGAATTAGCTGACGAACAGTCCGTTTTATGGGTTTTACCCTTATGGCATGTTGATGATCGTTATCCTTTTGCGTTGTTGTTACAACGTATAGCAAGAATGAAAATAGGTGCTGTTAGGGAAACAACTCAGCATGGACAGGCGCCAATGCTTTACAGTCAAGCAGGAGAATACAATGCGGTGACACCAAATTCATTTGTTGAGATACCTTTTGAACATGCAAATGGCAAAATATTAGCGGCACATTTAATTCCGTATCCACCGGGTGTACCTTCATTATTAAGGGGCGAAAAAATCACTAAAGATATGATAAAATTAATTCATTATTGGCAAACACGTGAGATACGCGTTGAAGGCCTTAAAAATGGAAAAATTAAAGTAGAGGATGAGTAG